The DNA segment AGATTGAGATCTTGAATAGCTGTTCCAGCTGTTCCCTTAATGAGATTGTCGATTGCTGAGAATAGAACTAGTCGATTTGAATGTTCGTCCAGCTCAAATCCTATGTCGCAGAAGTTTGAGCCAACGACAACTTTTGGATCAGGAAGCTTGTAGATTCCTTTACGATCTTTTACCAAGCGGATAAATGGCTCGTTTTGGTAAAAGCCTCTATAGATTTTCCAGATATCTGTGACAGAAAGTTGTTTTGTTAAGAAGACATGGGCTGTTGATAAAATTCCTCTTACAATATTAACTCCGTGCGGAGATAATGAAACAGTTACTTTATCGCCTATAAGTCTACTTAGTTCTTGCTCGATTTCTGCAGTGTGTCTGTGGCCAACCGGCTTGTAGGGACGAATAACTCCAAATCGCTCTGCATGATGGGTTGCCGCGCTAGGTTTTCCCCCGGCTCCTGAAGAACCAATTTTCGCGTCGACTATTATTCTATCCTTCTCAATTACACCCGCTTTCACGATTGGGGCTAACTCTAAAATGGCGCTAGCTGCAATACATCCTGGGCAAGCAATTAATTTGGCGTTTCGTATTTCTTCGCGGTGAAGCTCTGGAAGCCCGTACACTGCGTCCTTCAATAATTTAGGGCTAGGATGCTCCCAACCATACCACCGTGGATAGTCCGCGGGATCTTTAAGCCTGAAATCAGCGCTTAAATCAATTATTTTTAGTCCAGCCTCCAAAAGTTGGGGGATGAGCTTTGCCGATGTTCCATGGGGGGTTGCTGTGAAGGCGAGATCGCAGTTTTCAATAATTGTTTGAGTATTTAATGGGACAAATTTTAGGTCTGTTATTCCCCTTAAGTTCGGGTGAACTCGGAAGACATAATCTCCTGCGTGCTCTCGGGAGACGGCGCATGTTACTTCAACTTTTGGATGAAAAATTAGTAAACGCAATAATTCTCCGCCGCTGTATCCAGATGCGCCAATAATTCCAACTCTCATTTACTTTTCACCCACGATAAGGCGTAACTAAGAATTTTATCTGCAATATCTATACTTGTTGCTGTTTCAGCTCCTCTGAACTCTGGGGTATGATTGACTTCATGTACAAGTAGGCCTTCTGGGCTTTCCATTAAGTCGATCCCGAGTACTCCCTCTCCGACAACTTTAATCACTTTAAAGCAGATTTCCTCGAGTTCCTTAGTGATCTGGCATCTCTCGGCTCTGCCCCCTCTCGCCACGTTTGTTCGCCAATCATTGGATGGGGCGTACCGATAGATCCCAGCTACAATTTCATCTCCAACTAGAATAACTCGTATGTCTCGCGGCGGTCTCTTAACCATTTCCTGAATATAATAAACCTGGTATATAGGGAACATATACTCCCTTTCTTCGAGAATTGCTCGGGCGGTTTCAGCATCCTTTAGCGGAGCGACCATTCTCCCCCAGCTGCCAATGACCGGTTTCAAAATCGCGGGGTAGCCAATTTCATTTAGAGTTTGTAAGGCTGTTTCAGGGGTGAATGCAACCATAGTCTTCGGAGTTGGGATCCCAGCCTTAGATAAGAGTAGAGTGGTTAGAAGTTTGTTCCCGCATGTCTTTGTAATCTCGAATGAGTTTATTACCTTAACTCCCTTGCTCTCGAGCGCAGCTGTAAGATGTAGGCTTCTAAAGTAACTAACGCATCGTTGAAGGACTACTTCGTCGAATCCTAGTTTATCGTTTGGATCCGTCAAGTCGATATTAACCTCTTTGGCATCTACCGTGTGGAATTGAAGTTCTCTCTGTTTTGCTGCATCTATCAGCCGCTTCTCTTCGTACCTGACTTGATCGTAAAGCATCCCCAGCGTCATAGTGAATAACTACTCTCCCCAATCTTCGCCTTCAACTTCAGCTTCTTTGAGTTCTACCTTCTCACCCTCAATCTTATGTACTTCAAAATCAAGCCCACAGCCTGGGCAGCTTACAATTTCGCCGAGAATTACATCGTTAGGAATATCAAACTCTACGTCGCAGGTTGGACATTTAACTTTCGTTGTTTCACCCCCTCCATGTCACACTTCTTTTGCCCACGGAGAGTGGGCTAGGAATTCATTTAGTGACTGTACACGAATTGCCGTTGAGAAACCATTCTGCTCTAATGCATTTACTAGTGCTTCCGCTGTTTCAATACGGGTTATTACAGGCACATTGAATTCAGATGCGGTTCTTCTAATAATGTATTCATCATCGATGGTTTCTCTCTTTGAGGCAGTCGGCGTATTAATGACGAGCCCAATTCTGCCTTTGGCAAGGTAATCGAGAATATTGCCTCTTCCCTCTCGGATCTTTCTTAAGACTTTGACACCTCTAATTCCTGCAAAAGTCAGTGTTTTCGCAGTGCCTTCAGTTGCGAAAATTGAGTATCCCATTTGATGGAGTTTTTCAGCGATTTTAATGCAGTTTTTATGGTCTTCGTCCCGAGCGGTGATGAGGACTGGCTTTTCCGGGGTAGGTATAGTTAATCCAGCTGCCATTAATGCTTTGATAAACGCGCCAGCAAAGTCGTAATCAATACAAGCAACTTCCCCCGTTGAGGTCATTTCAACCCCGAGTATAGGGTCAACCCCACGTAATCTCATGAATGAAAAAGTGGGGGCCTTAATCGCAACATGTAACATTGGCGGCTTTTTAAGTACGTTCAACTCTCTTAGGGTTCTACCGAGCATGACCTTCGCTCCAATTCGAATTAGGGGAATTCCAGTAGCTTTGCTGGTATATGGCATGCTCCGGCTTGCTCGGAGATTCAACTCAATTATGTAAACCTCTCCGTCTTTAACCAAAAATTGAATGTTGAATGGTCCTTTGATGTTCAATGCGCGGGTAATTCGCTCCGCATAATCTTGCATGGTCAAAATTGTGTCTTTACTCAGCGTCTGCGGAGGTATGACCATTGTCGCATCTCCACTATGGGTGCCAGCGAGTTCTATATGCTCGATGATAGCCCCAACTAGAACGTCCTGTCCATCCCCAACTGCGTCTAATTCGACCTCTTTTGCATTTTCGAAGAATTTGCTGATAACCACTGGGTGCTCGGGAGAGACTTGGGTTGCGATTTTGATATAATTAATTAATTCTTCCTGATCGCGTGCCACCCGCATGGCTGCACCAGATAAGACGTATGAGGGGCGGACTATGACTGGATATCCAATCTTGTTAGCAAACTTTTTTGCATCCTCGAGGGAGGTGACACTACTCCAAACAGGTTGCTTTATGCCTAGTCCGTCAAGTAATTGACTGAACTTCGAGCGGTCTTCTGCGCGGTCTATGCTCTTCGCGCTGGTGCCGAGCAACTTCACTCCACATTTAGCCAACGGTAGGGCGAGATTATTTGGAGTCTGTCCCCCTACGCTGACGACAACACCGAGTGGTTTTTCCTTGTCAACTATGTCCAAAACCCGTTCTAATGTTAATTCTTCAAAATAGAGCTTGTCTGACATATCGTAGTCTGTGGAAACGGTTTCAGGGTTATTATTAATGACTATGACTTCGTCTATTCCTTCTTCCTTCATAGCCCATGCGGTATTCATAGTACAGTAGTCAAATTCAACGCTGCTTCCGATTCTAATGCATCCCGCGCCTAGAACAACTGCTTTTCTCCTACCTTTTGTAAAGTCAACGTCATCTTCAACGTCACCGTAGGTGAGATAGCAATAGTTAGTTTTTGCAGCCCACTCCGCAGCCATTGTGTCAACGATTTTAAAAGCTGGGGTAATTTGATTTCTTTTCCGAAACTCCCGTATTGTTAACTCATCTGTATTAAGGTACTTGGCAATTTGCTTATCTGAGAAGCCGAGTTTTTTAGCTTCATAGATATATTTAACTAAAATTTCTTTACCGGTATTAAAAGAAAGGGTTTTAAG comes from the Candidatus Bathyarchaeota archaeon genome and includes:
- the carB gene encoding carbamoyl-phosphate synthase (glutamine-hydrolyzing) large subunit, which translates into the protein MPKREDIRKVLIIGSGGIVIAQAAEFDYSGSQALKAMKEEGIKTVLVNPNVATIQTSLKMADKVYLEPITPTVVAQIIQKEKPDGVMLGFGGQIAINVGWQLARMKVFEREGVRVLGSSIRAIELTEDRLKFKNAMEQARVPVPPSNAAYTTDEALRIAEDIGYPVIVRTAYMLGGGGSGVAYNPEQLKTIVERAFPFTITHQVLVEKYLEHWKEIEYEVMRDAYDNTITVAALENADPLGIHTGDKIVVSPTQTLTNREYQILRDASIRIIRTVEMVGECNVQLGLNPNNEQYVAIEVNPRMSRSSALASKATGYPLAYMAAKLAIGYSLPELLNKVTGVTTACFEPALDYIVVKIPRWDFSKFHGMVDRHIGPMMKSVGEVMSIARSFEEALQKAIRELDIGKIGLVGNPGDDDPEPLEQLKDELAHPTDERWFKIPKAIKMGMSIDEIYKLTGIDRWYLYKIRNIVEMEKILKTLSFNTGKEILVKYIYEAKKLGFSDKQIAKYLNTDELTIREFRKRNQITPAFKIVDTMAAEWAAKTNYCYLTYGDVEDDVDFTKGRRKAVVLGAGCIRIGSSVEFDYCTMNTAWAMKEEGIDEVIVINNNPETVSTDYDMSDKLYFEELTLERVLDIVDKEKPLGVVVSVGGQTPNNLALPLAKCGVKLLGTSAKSIDRAEDRSKFSQLLDGLGIKQPVWSSVTSLEDAKKFANKIGYPVIVRPSYVLSGAAMRVARDQEELINYIKIATQVSPEHPVVISKFFENAKEVELDAVGDGQDVLVGAIIEHIELAGTHSGDATMVIPPQTLSKDTILTMQDYAERITRALNIKGPFNIQFLVKDGEVYIIELNLRASRSMPYTSKATGIPLIRIGAKVMLGRTLRELNVLKKPPMLHVAIKAPTFSFMRLRGVDPILGVEMTSTGEVACIDYDFAGAFIKALMAAGLTIPTPEKPVLITARDEDHKNCIKIAEKLHQMGYSIFATEGTAKTLTFAGIRGVKVLRKIREGRGNILDYLAKGRIGLVINTPTASKRETIDDEYIIRRTASEFNVPVITRIETAEALVNALEQNGFSTAIRVQSLNEFLAHSPWAKEV
- the lysX gene encoding lysine biosynthesis protein LysX, with the protein product MTLGMLYDQVRYEEKRLIDAAKQRELQFHTVDAKEVNIDLTDPNDKLGFDEVVLQRCVSYFRSLHLTAALESKGVKVINSFEITKTCGNKLLTTLLLSKAGIPTPKTMVAFTPETALQTLNEIGYPAILKPVIGSWGRMVAPLKDAETARAILEEREYMFPIYQVYYIQEMVKRPPRDIRVILVGDEIVAGIYRYAPSNDWRTNVARGGRAERCQITKELEEICFKVIKVVGEGVLGIDLMESPEGLLVHEVNHTPEFRGAETATSIDIADKILSYALSWVKSK
- a CDS encoding N-acetyl-gamma-glutamyl-phosphate reductase, encoding MRVGIIGASGYSGGELLRLLIFHPKVEVTCAVSREHAGDYVFRVHPNLRGITDLKFVPLNTQTIIENCDLAFTATPHGTSAKLIPQLLEAGLKIIDLSADFRLKDPADYPRWYGWEHPSPKLLKDAVYGLPELHREEIRNAKLIACPGCIAASAILELAPIVKAGVIEKDRIIVDAKIGSSGAGGKPSAATHHAERFGVIRPYKPVGHRHTAEIEQELSRLIGDKVTVSLSPHGVNIVRGILSTAHVFLTKQLSVTDIWKIYRGFYQNEPFIRLVKDRKGIYKLPDPKVVVGSNFCDIGFELDEHSNRLVLFSAIDNLIKGTAGTAIQDLNLILGIEEKTGLEHPGYHPM